One Nostoc punctiforme PCC 73102 DNA window includes the following coding sequences:
- the thiD gene encoding bifunctional hydroxymethylpyrimidine kinase/phosphomethylpyrimidine kinase, whose protein sequence is MNTEINSRIPVALTIAGSDSGGGAGIQADLRTFAFHCVHGTSAITCVTAQNTLGVKRVDAMATEAVVAQIQAVVEDIGVQSAKTGMLLNQEIIFAVAQQVEALEIENLVVDPVMVSRTGAQLIDDDAVKTLSHTLIPKAVIITPNRYEAQILSELEINSVEDMQAAAEIIHKTLRTKAVLVKGGGMQGDLRGVDIWFDGNKLEILTCQQVETKNTHGTGCTLSAAIAANLAKGNDLWSSVQQAKEYVTTALTHALDIGKGQGPVGHFFPLLRN, encoded by the coding sequence ATGAACACTGAAATAAACTCCAGAATACCTGTTGCGTTAACCATTGCTGGTTCAGATAGCGGTGGTGGTGCAGGAATTCAAGCTGATTTACGCACCTTTGCTTTTCACTGTGTCCACGGTACTAGCGCTATAACCTGCGTCACGGCACAAAACACTCTAGGAGTGAAAAGGGTCGATGCTATGGCAACAGAGGCTGTTGTGGCGCAAATTCAGGCAGTAGTTGAGGATATTGGCGTACAATCTGCCAAAACCGGGATGTTACTCAATCAAGAAATTATTTTTGCTGTTGCCCAGCAGGTAGAAGCTTTAGAAATCGAGAATCTAGTTGTTGATCCAGTAATGGTGTCACGTACAGGGGCACAATTGATTGATGATGATGCTGTGAAGACTCTATCTCATACCCTGATTCCCAAGGCGGTTATCATCACGCCGAATCGCTACGAGGCCCAGATTTTGAGTGAGTTAGAAATTAATTCCGTAGAGGATATGCAAGCTGCTGCCGAAATTATTCACAAGACTTTACGGACGAAGGCTGTTTTAGTCAAGGGCGGCGGTATGCAGGGAGATTTGCGTGGCGTTGATATCTGGTTTGATGGGAACAAGTTGGAAATTTTGACTTGTCAGCAAGTAGAGACAAAAAATACTCACGGTACTGGTTGTACACTATCAGCTGCGATCGCTGCTAATCTGGCTAAGGGAAATGACTTGTGGTCGTCAGTGCAACAGGCTAAGGAGTATGTGACTACTGCACTCACTCACGCCCTAGATATTGGCAAAGGGCAAGGCCCTGTAGGACACTTCTTCCCATTGTTACGAAATTAA